One window of Arcobacter sp. CECT 8983 genomic DNA carries:
- a CDS encoding response regulator transcription factor, with the protein MNQDNLQDIIKSTKNLRLLYIEDNEDVREQTLKMLQIFFDDIVVANDGQQGLEEFQKNNKFESTSYDLIITDIEMPQRDGISMITAIREFDSDIPILIFSAHSNTDYFLKSINAGIDGYILKPYNIEQISNSLMNIIEKNKLIPTNEHITHLHDDFIWNNQEQTLYKDEEAIKLTKNETKLFKLFIKSKGSLKTYDEIDNYIFNEFSDTNKRVRNLVSRLKNKLSCEIFESIYGHGYKLKYKKFI; encoded by the coding sequence ATGAATCAAGATAATCTTCAAGATATTATAAAATCAACAAAGAATTTACGATTACTTTACATAGAAGATAATGAAGATGTTAGAGAACAAACTCTAAAAATGCTTCAAATTTTTTTTGATGATATAGTTGTAGCAAATGATGGACAACAAGGATTAGAAGAATTTCAAAAAAATAACAAATTTGAATCTACTTCATATGACTTAATTATTACTGATATAGAAATGCCACAAAGAGATGGTATTTCAATGATTACTGCTATTAGAGAGTTTGATAGTGATATCCCTATTTTAATATTTTCAGCACACAGTAATACTGATTACTTTTTAAAATCAATAAATGCAGGAATTGATGGCTATATTCTAAAACCATATAATATAGAGCAAATATCAAATTCATTGATGAATATTATAGAAAAAAATAAACTTATACCTACAAATGAACATATTACACATCTTCATGATGATTTTATTTGGAATAATCAAGAACAAACTCTATACAAAGATGAAGAAGCAATAAAACTTACTAAAAATGAAACAAAATTATTTAAACTATTCATAAAGTCAAAAGGTTCATTAAAGACTTATGATGAAATAGATAACTATATTTTTAATGAATTTAGTGATACAAATAAAAGAGTTAGAAACCTAGTTTCAAGATTAAAAAATAAACTTAGTTGTGAAATATTTGAATCTATTTATGGTCATGGGTATAAACTAAAATATAAAAAATTTATTTAA
- the cmoB gene encoding tRNA 5-methoxyuridine(34)/uridine 5-oxyacetic acid(34) synthase CmoB, protein MNLEELKKKKDDCRKWKNVEPWYNQLLKVFDLHKEKLHIDYGDWFTIGKKEDLTDNEFALIEETAQKLIPWRKGPFNLFGLEIDSEWQSNIKYNLIRPHFNLKDKVVADIGCNNGYYMFRMLEDKPKRLIGFDPAPLTLHQFEFINHFVKSDIIYEMLGVEHLEYYNHKFDFIFMLGVLYHRPDPVGTLKSLARGLNSKGEILIDTFMIDGEEEICLTPNKRYSKIPNIYFIPTIPALRNWLSRAGFENIEVIATTTTTNEEQRKTKWSFDQSLEDFLDPEDPSRTVEGYPAPKRVYMKARKIQ, encoded by the coding sequence ATGAATTTAGAAGAACTTAAAAAGAAAAAAGACGATTGTCGAAAATGGAAAAATGTTGAACCTTGGTATAATCAATTATTAAAGGTTTTTGATTTACATAAAGAGAAATTGCACATAGATTATGGTGATTGGTTTACTATTGGAAAAAAAGAGGATTTAACTGATAATGAGTTTGCTTTAATAGAAGAAACAGCACAAAAACTTATTCCTTGGAGAAAAGGTCCTTTTAATCTATTTGGTCTTGAAATTGATAGTGAATGGCAAAGTAATATAAAATATAATCTTATTAGGCCTCATTTTAATTTAAAAGATAAAGTAGTAGCAGATATTGGTTGTAACAACGGATATTATATGTTTAGAATGCTTGAAGATAAGCCAAAAAGATTGATTGGTTTTGATCCTGCTCCTTTAACTTTACATCAGTTTGAGTTTATTAATCATTTTGTTAAATCAGATATTATCTATGAGATGCTTGGAGTAGAGCATTTAGAATATTATAATCATAAGTTTGATTTTATTTTTATGCTTGGTGTTTTATATCATAGACCAGATCCAGTTGGAACTTTAAAATCATTGGCACGTGGATTAAATTCAAAGGGTGAGATTTTAATTGATACTTTTATGATAGATGGAGAAGAAGAAATTTGTTTAACTCCAAATAAACGATATTCAAAAATTCCAAATATCTATTTTATTCCAACTATTCCTGCTTTAAGAAACTGGTTGAGTAGGGCAGGTTTTGAAAATATTGAAGTAATTGCTACAACAACTACTACAAATGAAGAACAAAGAAAAACAAAATGGTCATTTGATCAAAGTTTAGAAGATTTTTTAGACCCAGAAGATCCAAGTAGAACAGTTGAAGGTTATCCAGCACCTAAGAGAGTTTATATGAAAGCCAGAAAGATACAATAG
- a CDS encoding HAD family hydrolase, with product MALIMFDMDGTLINSSAPLVNTINYVRENLGLETLEKNIILESVNDPKINAAQFFYGTSKFTLEQQKLFEDYYDANCLNGLELYAGIKKLIDDLSSEFTLTVATNANSIFARKMLDHLEIGHYFNTILGFNNVKNPKPHPEMINKILETHKIQNTKAQVIGDSHKDIMAASKAGVDSVLVNWGFSNHTKDAIETIEELELKIKNKFFI from the coding sequence ATGGCATTAATAATGTTTGATATGGATGGTACACTAATAAATAGTAGTGCCCCATTAGTAAATACGATCAATTATGTAAGAGAAAATCTTGGACTTGAAACACTTGAAAAAAATATTATCTTAGAGAGTGTAAACGATCCTAAAATAAATGCTGCCCAGTTTTTCTATGGTACTTCTAAATTTACTTTAGAACAACAAAAACTCTTTGAAGATTATTATGATGCAAATTGTTTAAACGGTTTAGAACTTTATGCTGGAATTAAAAAATTGATTGATGATTTAAGTTCTGAGTTTACGCTTACTGTTGCAACAAATGCAAACTCTATTTTTGCTAGAAAAATGCTTGATCACTTAGAAATTGGACACTATTTTAATACCATACTAGGTTTTAATAATGTTAAAAATCCAAAACCACATCCTGAAATGATTAATAAAATCCTAGAAACACATAAGATACAAAATACAAAAGCACAAGTTATAGGTGATTCACACAAAGATATCATGGCTGCATCAAAAGCAGGAGTAGATTCTGTTTTAGTTAACTGGGGATTTTCAAATCACACAAAAGATGCTATTGAAACAATTGAAGAACTTGAACTAAAAATAAAAAATAAGTTTTTTATATAA
- a CDS encoding HAMP domain-containing sensor histidine kinase, with translation MNFKKRNFFITNSIVIVFVLLLSLFLNYYLTSIFGFNQNTFLLITITVLIFGLILYLLLSKSIFEPLFKSDENLQKTVKETLHELNIPISTINLNTQMLEKKIEDEKALKRLERIKKASNELLKLYENMEYQIKKEIDKIDITEFSLKELISSSLEKFTDIKRDIEIRVDLKEDAILKSDKNGFKKTIDNLLSNALKYNIKKDGLVEISFEDTKLIVFNTGKEIDTKNLFIIFEKYFQENSEKEGFGLGLSIVKEFCDKNFITIKIEPIENGNKFILDLKNIISKK, from the coding sequence TTGAACTTTAAAAAAAGAAATTTTTTTATAACAAACTCTATTGTAATAGTATTTGTACTTTTATTGTCTTTATTTTTAAACTACTATCTAACATCAATATTTGGGTTTAATCAAAATACTTTTTTACTTATAACAATTACAGTTTTAATCTTTGGACTTATTTTATATCTGCTTCTTAGTAAATCAATTTTTGAACCACTTTTTAAAAGTGATGAAAATTTACAAAAAACAGTAAAAGAGACTTTACATGAGTTAAACATTCCTATTTCAACTATTAATTTAAATACACAAATGTTAGAAAAAAAAATAGAAGATGAAAAAGCTTTAAAAAGATTGGAAAGAATAAAAAAAGCTTCAAATGAACTGCTAAAGTTATATGAAAATATGGAGTATCAAATTAAAAAAGAGATTGACAAGATTGATATTACAGAGTTTAGTTTAAAAGAGCTTATTAGTAGTAGTTTAGAAAAGTTTACTGATATAAAAAGAGATATTGAAATTAGAGTTGATTTAAAAGAAGATGCTATCTTAAAAAGCGATAAAAATGGTTTTAAAAAAACTATAGATAATCTTTTATCAAATGCTTTAAAATATAATATTAAAAAAGATGGACTTGTTGAAATCTCTTTTGAAGATACAAAGCTAATAGTTTTTAATACTGGAAAAGAGATTGATACGAAAAATTTGTTTATTATTTTTGAAAAATATTTTCAAGAAAATAGTGAGAAAGAAGGTTTTGGTTTAGGGCTTTCTATAGTAAAAGAGTTTTGTGACAAAAATTTTATTACTATTAAGATAGAACCTATTGAAAATGGCAATAAATTTATTTTAGATTTAAAGAATATAATATCAAAAAAGTAA
- the exbB gene encoding TonB-system energizer ExbB has translation MNIELLKNLVDYGVIALLVVMSFIAVMFFIERVLFYRKLDVKKYESKKKLEVALTKNLTFIGTIASNSPYIGLLGTVLAIMLTFITMSEGNIEATKIMASLALALKATAIGLVVAIISMIFYNILSRYAEVLESSYED, from the coding sequence ATGAATATCGAATTATTAAAAAATCTAGTTGATTATGGTGTGATTGCTTTACTTGTAGTTATGAGTTTTATTGCAGTTATGTTTTTTATAGAAAGAGTTCTTTTTTACAGAAAACTTGATGTAAAAAAATATGAATCAAAAAAGAAATTAGAAGTAGCCTTGACAAAAAACTTAACTTTTATAGGAACTATTGCATCAAACTCTCCATATATTGGTTTACTTGGAACAGTTCTTGCAATCATGCTTACTTTTATAACTATGAGTGAAGGAAATATTGAAGCAACTAAGATTATGGCTTCTTTAGCCCTTGCACTTAAAGCAACAGCAATAGGACTTGTTGTAGCAATTATATCAATGATTTTTTATAATATTTTATCAAGATATGCAGAGGTTTTAGAAAGTAGCTATGAAGATTAA
- the exbD gene encoding TonB system transport protein ExbD, which yields MKIKKFDSINVIPFIDVLLVLLAIVLMTSTFIAKGVIPVSLPETKSAKKLKENKEFTIYIDAQNFYYVNKKKITFENLEEELLKLNYDSLILIRSDKEADFNSFVKVLDFLKSKDFLNISIVTQNE from the coding sequence ATGAAGATTAAAAAGTTTGATTCAATTAATGTAATTCCTTTTATTGATGTATTATTAGTTCTTTTAGCAATAGTTTTGATGACTTCAACTTTTATTGCTAAAGGAGTTATCCCTGTATCTTTACCTGAGACTAAAAGTGCTAAAAAACTAAAAGAGAATAAAGAGTTTACAATCTATATTGATGCACAGAATTTTTATTATGTAAATAAAAAGAAAATCACTTTTGAAAACTTAGAAGAAGAGCTTTTAAAATTAAACTATGACTCTTTAATCTTAATACGAAGTGATAAAGAGGCTGATTTTAATAGTTTTGTTAAAGTGTTGGACTTTTTAAAGTCAAAAGATTTTTTAAATATATCTATAGTGACCCAAAATGAGTAG
- the ccsA gene encoding cytochrome c biogenesis protein CcsA, with product MKQLTDVLFSFKTTLILLALLAIGAGVATFIENDFGTSSARVLVYNHFWYETVLVLTTINLAGIIYKYKMWRHKPRFIFHLSFVVILIGAAVTRYVGYEGIMQIREGQIQNRMISLEPYLQVKIKQKDATYYKEYPMEFTALGSNDFSHSISFDNKELIVDFNNYLYAKKGKNDMGILTVDVSLNGETKTVKLPGKRGMKGVTKVEDFGDTVVTLEYGSKTLELPFAIQLKDFQLDRYPGSMAPSSYASEVTVIKPDGKKYDYRIFMNRTLHEGNFLFFQSSYDPDEKGTVLSVNNDPGKWPTYLGYFLLALGLIWNLFDKKSRFWKLTKYVSGKNLASIVAACFITFASTNLQAEDKLANFTPDKVEIEKYLERFKNDSAETAKNFSEIVVQSNGGRMKPLDTLNHEILSKLSGKASMFGMNADQVVLGMLTRPEIWRNMRMIRIKTPKLKEFLGIEQDRKYIAFTEVFKDNKYILQEETQRISMISPNQRGTYEKDIVKLDERLSISYMVYNGSLFNIFPKTGAQKLENNKWYSPLDAIQGFEGDNQKAIETLVRGFLNSVISEKWELSNKFIGMIQEYQRQVGKEVMPPQSQIEREIAFNKLQIFEKLTLAYLLVGFIMLVVAFIVVFNPKIKPRKTTLFFFIMLSLLFAAHTFGMGFRWIISGHAPWSDTYESLLYISWSAVFAGVVFFRKSLLALSASIIVAAIFMFTAHLTSIDPQITNLVPVLKSYWLTIHVSILTASYGFFGLSAILGFMTLILFIFRKNRPHLDETIKQVTAINEISLIIGLSAITIGNFLGGVWANESWGRYWGWDPKETWAYVSIVIYVFVVHMRFVKKLNTPYALSVASLLAFSSILMTYFGVNFYLSGLHSYATGDPVPIPMWVYYVTALVFITIALAFKNRNLKDDICHTKK from the coding sequence TTGAAACAGCTAACTGATGTCTTGTTCTCCTTCAAGACAACACTTATTCTTTTAGCTCTTCTGGCCATTGGGGCTGGAGTAGCTACTTTCATCGAAAATGATTTCGGTACATCATCTGCGAGGGTTCTTGTATATAACCACTTTTGGTATGAAACAGTATTAGTTTTAACCACTATTAATCTTGCAGGAATAATTTATAAATATAAAATGTGGAGACATAAACCAAGGTTTATTTTCCATTTATCTTTTGTTGTGATATTAATTGGTGCAGCTGTAACTAGATATGTTGGTTATGAAGGTATCATGCAAATTAGAGAAGGTCAGATTCAAAATAGAATGATATCTTTAGAGCCATACTTACAAGTTAAAATCAAACAAAAAGATGCAACTTACTACAAAGAATATCCAATGGAATTCACAGCTTTAGGTAGCAATGATTTCTCTCACTCTATTTCTTTTGATAATAAAGAATTAATAGTAGATTTTAATAATTATCTTTATGCAAAAAAAGGTAAAAATGATATGGGTATTTTAACAGTTGATGTTTCATTAAATGGGGAAACAAAAACTGTAAAACTTCCTGGTAAAAGAGGAATGAAAGGTGTTACAAAAGTTGAAGACTTTGGTGATACTGTTGTAACATTAGAGTATGGTTCAAAAACGCTTGAACTACCTTTTGCTATTCAATTAAAAGACTTCCAACTTGATAGATATCCAGGTAGTATGGCACCATCATCATATGCTTCAGAAGTAACAGTTATTAAACCTGATGGAAAGAAATATGACTATAGGATTTTTATGAATAGAACACTACACGAAGGAAATTTCTTATTCTTCCAAAGTTCATATGACCCAGATGAAAAAGGAACTGTATTATCTGTAAATAATGACCCAGGAAAATGGCCAACTTATTTAGGATACTTTTTACTGGCTTTAGGACTTATTTGGAATCTTTTTGATAAAAAATCAAGATTCTGGAAACTTACTAAATACGTAAGTGGAAAAAATCTAGCTTCTATTGTAGCTGCCTGTTTTATTACTTTTGCAAGTACAAATTTACAAGCAGAAGATAAATTAGCTAATTTTACTCCTGATAAAGTAGAGATTGAAAAATATCTAGAGAGATTTAAAAACGATTCAGCAGAAACTGCAAAAAACTTCTCTGAAATAGTTGTTCAAAGTAATGGTGGAAGAATGAAACCACTTGATACTCTTAATCATGAAATTCTTAGTAAGCTTTCTGGAAAAGCATCAATGTTTGGTATGAATGCAGACCAAGTTGTATTAGGAATGCTTACTAGACCAGAAATCTGGCGTAATATGAGAATGATCAGAATTAAAACACCAAAACTAAAAGAGTTTTTGGGTATTGAACAAGATAGAAAATATATCGCTTTTACAGAAGTATTTAAAGACAATAAATATATTCTTCAAGAAGAGACTCAAAGAATCTCAATGATTAGTCCTAATCAAAGAGGGACTTATGAAAAAGATATTGTAAAACTTGACGAAAGATTAAGTATTTCATATATGGTTTATAATGGGAGTTTATTTAATATATTCCCTAAAACTGGGGCTCAAAAACTTGAAAATAATAAATGGTACTCTCCTTTAGATGCAATTCAAGGTTTTGAAGGAGATAATCAAAAAGCAATAGAAACTCTTGTAAGAGGATTTTTAAACTCAGTAATTAGTGAAAAATGGGAATTATCTAATAAATTTATAGGAATGATTCAAGAGTATCAAAGACAAGTTGGAAAAGAAGTAATGCCTCCACAATCTCAAATTGAAAGAGAAATTGCATTTAACAAACTACAAATCTTTGAAAAGTTAACACTTGCATACCTTTTAGTAGGATTTATTATGTTAGTTGTTGCATTTATTGTAGTATTTAATCCAAAAATTAAACCAAGAAAAACTACACTATTCTTCTTTATAATGTTAAGTTTATTATTTGCAGCACATACATTTGGTATGGGATTTAGATGGATTATTTCAGGACATGCTCCTTGGTCAGACACCTATGAATCATTACTTTATATTTCATGGTCAGCAGTATTTGCAGGGGTAGTATTCTTTAGAAAATCTTTACTTGCCTTAAGTGCTTCTATTATAGTTGCAGCTATTTTTATGTTTACAGCTCACTTAACAAGTATAGACCCACAAATAACAAACTTAGTTCCAGTACTTAAATCTTATTGGTTAACTATTCATGTATCTATATTAACAGCTTCATATGGTTTCTTTGGACTTAGTGCAATTTTAGGATTTATGACTTTAATATTATTTATTTTCAGAAAAAATAGACCACACCTTGATGAAACAATCAAACAAGTAACAGCTATTAACGAGATTTCATTAATTATTGGACTTAGTGCAATAACTATTGGTAACTTTTTAGGTGGTGTTTGGGCAAATGAGTCTTGGGGTAGATATTGGGGATGGGATCCAAAAGAGACTTGGGCTTATGTTTCAATTGTAATTTATGTATTTGTAGTTCACATGAGATTTGTTAAAAAACTTAACACTCCATATGCTCTATCTGTTGCATCATTATTAGCATTTTCTTCAATTTTAATGACATATTTTGGAGTTAACTTCTACTTATCTGGTCTGCACTCATATGCAACAGGTGATCCAGTTCCAATTCCAATGTGGGTTTACTACGTAACTGCTTTAGTATTTATAACTATTGCATTAGCATTTAAAAACAGAAATCTTAAAGACGATATTTGTCATACAAAAAAATAG
- a CDS encoding TonB-dependent siderophore receptor produces the protein MKIRLSLCALACISTISYSDVYNLEKVLVSSTTSFGEEKNIDDIQASVQVLNKKTIEKTYARSVPQLLNNKVLGLNIKDAGSTSSISIRGFDSSHTLILIDGLRRTGKYGSFDLTSIQLEDIERIEVVRGPMSTLYGADAIAGVINIITKKEKQKDYNKLTFLSGINQTGQRDTYITKFSGAKTFGDVTHNYALEMRKKEDFKEDKSQVSTDLKKESRKFLNYGHTIKINDNSILTNKLEYANQNDKGINTSANETYEKEKRYQATSNYKYTGEEFIYDTSLSYGKSDTEVNRGTGKETTNYKQLEFNNYFRHFTTDNSTNILGFGYKKDDIEVSMYTKDATRDNYFALLQNEYNITDNLTTNIGVRYDDFSDFGSTVNPKLSIMYKYDNFTFRTGYGEAFKAPSFTNMYSHFTRSRGPFVSDISGNKDLEPEESKTYEFAIAYNKDNLDLKIVHHRSELKNLINSYVANTSGFTSYYTYQNIDKSEINGTELSLSYNFQNGFKFNTGLEFLDAKDKTTNERLTGSAKTTWKTNLSYEINKFGAYLDIKRYMNYYDQDENRVNVDSNYTSADIKFDYKLNNDVSLFLGIDNLTNNTMPYNMTSRGTPNDPGERYYYTGITINF, from the coding sequence ATGAAAATTAGATTGTCGCTATGTGCTTTAGCATGTATTTCTACTATATCATACTCAGATGTTTATAATTTAGAAAAGGTTTTAGTTTCTAGTACTACATCATTTGGTGAAGAAAAAAACATTGATGATATCCAAGCAAGTGTACAAGTACTTAATAAAAAAACAATTGAAAAAACATATGCGAGAAGTGTTCCTCAATTATTAAATAATAAAGTCTTAGGTTTGAATATAAAAGATGCAGGTAGTACTTCTTCTATATCAATAAGAGGATTTGATAGTTCACATACTTTGATTTTAATAGATGGATTAAGAAGAACAGGTAAATATGGTTCTTTTGATTTAACATCAATTCAACTTGAAGATATTGAAAGAATAGAAGTAGTTAGAGGACCTATGTCAACACTTTATGGTGCTGATGCTATAGCGGGTGTTATAAATATTATTACAAAAAAAGAAAAGCAAAAAGATTATAATAAGTTAACTTTTTTATCTGGTATAAATCAAACTGGTCAAAGAGATACATATATTACAAAGTTTAGCGGAGCAAAAACTTTTGGAGATGTAACACATAACTATGCTTTAGAAATGAGAAAAAAAGAAGATTTTAAAGAAGATAAAAGTCAAGTTAGTACAGATTTAAAAAAAGAGTCAAGAAAATTTTTAAACTATGGACATACAATTAAGATTAATGATAATAGCATTCTTACAAATAAATTAGAATATGCAAATCAAAATGATAAAGGTATTAATACATCAGCTAATGAAACATATGAAAAAGAAAAAAGATATCAAGCAACAAGTAATTATAAATATACAGGTGAAGAGTTCATATACGATACAAGTTTAAGTTATGGGAAAAGTGACACTGAAGTAAATAGAGGGACAGGAAAAGAAACTACTAATTATAAACAGTTAGAGTTTAATAATTATTTTAGACATTTTACTACAGATAACAGTACAAATATCTTAGGGTTCGGATATAAAAAAGATGATATTGAAGTATCTATGTATACTAAAGATGCTACAAGAGATAACTATTTTGCTTTACTTCAAAATGAATATAATATTACAGACAATTTAACAACAAATATAGGTGTTAGATATGACGATTTTAGTGATTTTGGAAGTACAGTAAACCCAAAATTATCAATTATGTATAAATATGATAATTTTACTTTTAGAACAGGATATGGAGAAGCATTTAAAGCACCTAGCTTTACGAATATGTATAGCCATTTTACTAGATCAAGAGGACCGTTTGTTTCAGATATTTCAGGTAATAAAGACTTAGAACCCGAAGAGTCAAAAACTTATGAGTTTGCAATTGCATATAATAAAGATAATTTAGACTTAAAAATAGTTCATCATCGATCTGAGTTAAAAAATTTAATTAATTCATATGTTGCTAATACGTCTGGATTTACTTCATATTACACATACCAAAATATTGATAAATCAGAAATAAATGGTACAGAACTTTCTTTATCATATAACTTTCAAAATGGTTTTAAATTTAATACTGGATTAGAATTTCTAGATGCTAAAGATAAAACAACAAATGAAAGATTAACAGGTAGTGCTAAAACTACTTGGAAAACTAATCTTTCATATGAAATTAATAAATTTGGAGCATATTTAGATATAAAAAGATACATGAATTACTACGATCAGGATGAAAATAGAGTTAATGTTGATAGTAATTATACTAGTGCAGATATAAAGTTTGATTATAAATTAAATAATGATGTTTCTTTATTCTTAGGTATTGATAATTTAACAAATAATACTATGCCATATAATATGACTTCAAGAGGTACTCCTAATGACCCTGGAGAAAGATATTATTACACTGGCATAACTATAAACTTTTAG
- a CDS encoding 4Fe-4S binding protein, giving the protein MNKIIKKDGNDIFSISFLAFIFKNKSFLLIFRTIMLFLFIYAIYFGFVYPTKLENKFTTGLFWGLFWPFFMVITLASLGRVFCGICPHGFLGKYISKYGLNKKMPEVLKNPFIGLSILIIGYWLLIFSFPGIYRTPLNTALFFFILTILSFVVFFIYKDMAYCKYICPLGSVTKAFSKVSFTKLETYKEGCSSCESFDCANACAYNLKPFTFAKKKTMEDCTLCMDCAVSCQNVAFKIKKPSHMLFEKFKIQKIEIWTIILLTAILSFAINFSHALNRTAIADNFIWMKSANYFSTLLDTNINLGSFFAFSYAIFFVIIASRGGMFIASKILKVDYEKTFYTLGYAFAPLFIIGGLSHVIEFFFLHYASNIVNGFIQAFSLNFNYIEPLATRRDSWLHIFKMFNHLAYIWAFIIMIARIKLLDSTKLRKVFAYPFASALIIFYMGLNFYTGYVFKTYGAQKRAEHNHIQHQKQTNNHSSLNIVIIKQENKG; this is encoded by the coding sequence ATGAATAAAATTATTAAAAAAGATGGAAATGATATTTTTTCAATATCATTTCTTGCTTTTATATTTAAAAATAAAAGCTTTCTTTTGATTTTTAGAACAATTATGTTATTTTTGTTTATCTATGCAATATATTTTGGTTTTGTTTATCCAACTAAACTAGAAAACAAGTTTACCACAGGCCTTTTTTGGGGACTGTTTTGGCCATTTTTTATGGTAATTACTTTAGCTAGTTTGGGTAGAGTTTTTTGTGGTATTTGTCCTCATGGTTTTTTAGGAAAATATATATCAAAATATGGATTAAATAAAAAAATGCCAGAGGTATTAAAAAATCCTTTTATTGGTTTATCAATCTTAATTATAGGATATTGGCTTTTAATATTTTCATTTCCAGGTATTTATAGAACACCTTTAAATACTGCATTATTTTTCTTTATATTAACTATACTTTCATTTGTTGTTTTTTTTATTTATAAAGATATGGCTTATTGCAAATATATTTGCCCTTTAGGTAGTGTAACAAAAGCCTTTTCAAAAGTAAGCTTTACAAAATTGGAAACATATAAAGAAGGTTGTTCTTCATGTGAAAGTTTTGATTGCGCTAATGCATGTGCTTATAATTTAAAACCTTTTACTTTTGCTAAGAAGAAAACAATGGAGGATTGCACTTTATGTATGGATTGTGCAGTTTCTTGTCAGAATGTTGCTTTCAAAATTAAAAAACCTTCTCATATGTTATTCGAAAAATTTAAAATACAAAAAATTGAAATTTGGACAATTATATTATTAACTGCAATTTTATCTTTTGCAATAAATTTTAGCCATGCATTAAATAGAACCGCAATTGCAGACAATTTTATTTGGATGAAGTCAGCTAATTATTTTAGTACTCTTCTTGATACAAATATTAATTTAGGTAGTTTTTTTGCTTTTTCTTATGCAATATTTTTTGTAATAATTGCAAGTAGGGGTGGAATGTTTATTGCTTCAAAGATTTTAAAAGTTGATTATGAAAAAACTTTTTATACTTTAGGTTATGCTTTTGCTCCTTTATTTATCATTGGTGGATTATCTCATGTTATTGAGTTTTTCTTTTTACATTATGCTTCAAATATAGTAAATGGCTTTATTCAAGCCTTTTCTTTAAATTTTAACTATATAGAACCACTTGCTACAAGAAGGGACTCATGGCTACATATATTCAAAATGTTTAATCATCTTGCATATATTTGGGCATTTATTATTATGATTGCTAGAATAAAACTTTTAGATTCAACAAAACTTAGAAAAGTATTTGCATATCCTTTTGCTTCAGCACTTATAATCTTTTATATGGGGTTAAATTTTTACACAGGTTATGTATTTAAAACATATGGAGCACAAAAAAGAGCAGAGCACAATCATATACAACATCAAAAGCAAACAAACAATCACTCTTCTTTAAATATAGTGATAATAAAACAAGAGAATAAGGGATAG
- a CDS encoding energy transducer TonB: MSRYFSSFFITTILYTALFGAILFSFNEFKVVDKKVDEKKISLNFVNIEKQKKQVKQIKEEKKPEKEVIKKQKKKKPVKKQKKKVISKPKRVVKQEIQKEKIKKETTSSKKVQEKKEKKEILEKKVYNYEQEFLHKNLLLIQKEIQKHIKYSSRAKRLNIQGEVLVKFRLSKSGILGEIETIKGHRLLRKSTIKAIYEASAYFPKVSKEVTIKLPIIYKLI, encoded by the coding sequence ATGAGTAGATACTTTTCATCTTTTTTTATTACAACTATACTTTATACAGCTTTATTTGGAGCAATTTTGTTTAGCTTTAATGAGTTTAAAGTTGTAGATAAAAAAGTAGATGAGAAAAAAATCTCTTTAAACTTTGTAAATATTGAAAAGCAAAAAAAGCAAGTAAAACAAATAAAAGAAGAGAAAAAGCCTGAAAAAGAAGTTATTAAAAAACAGAAGAAAAAGAAGCCTGTAAAAAAACAAAAAAAGAAAGTTATATCAAAACCTAAAAGAGTAGTAAAACAAGAAATACAAAAAGAAAAAATCAAAAAAGAAACTACTTCTTCAAAGAAAGTTCAAGAAAAAAAAGAAAAAAAAGAGATTTTAGAAAAAAAAGTATATAACTATGAACAAGAATTTTTACATAAAAACTTATTGCTTATTCAAAAAGAGATACAAAAGCATATAAAATATTCATCAAGAGCAAAAAGGTTAAATATTCAAGGGGAAGTTTTAGTAAAGTTTAGATTATCTAAAAGTGGAATTTTAGGTGAAATAGAAACAATAAAAGGACACAGGCTTCTTAGAAAAAGTACTATAAAAGCTATTTATGAAGCTTCAGCATATTTCCCGAAAGTAAGTAAAGAGGTAACTATAAAACTTCCAATTATTTATAAGCTTATATAA